ATGCAAGTAGCAATAGATGAACCAAAATGGAAGTAGACAGCAGCACATGTTTCAAGTTGGAAACAAGTGTAGATGGCAAAAGCAACATGCAATGATGCAATTGACTATATTGCCAGGTGCAGCCAAAACCATGATAATTTGACCATACTACACTGATACATAAATTTTAAACTGTATGTACTCAGAAAACTCCCTACTTACCCATTAAAACAGGACAACGAGTGACGGTAAACTATACGTGGACGGTGGATGTTAGTACAGTACTTACACACTCAAGTTGGTAACAAAATTAGGGAATGGAAACATCAGGCTTTGGGTAGTCCCTCGAGACATGGAATATAGCTGCAGAACATATTGTTTATAAGGCGTCCCGTCTTGCATGCTTAAGCGGCGCTTCGGAGCCAAGGTGCCCTGGCAGCGCCTTACAACTATGCCCGCTTTAGGTGCTAAGGCATCAGGGTGGTTGGTGCTTGCCTGAGGTCGCGTTACCACCTTATAAACAATGAATCAGTGCTGACATATGATACGACCAGAGCAACATATAAGCCCGAGACCTTTTTCGTGAAGCATGGTTTATTTTACTATTTGATAGGTTATTAACATTAACTGACTGGTTTCTATTTTGCCTATCAAGATCGACTCAGAAATTGATTTAACATCACATGACAGATATATTTATCGTTCTTCAAAAAACATTGTTTAAGATGTTTTCACAGGCTGGTGACCCTTATAAAGAAAGTATTATAATAATATATATTTTTCCTCTAGGTATGTGATTACCTTAGTAAAACCTGGGCTTGCAATTACAACACACTGGACCACTTCGAAATCAATGTGCTTCAGCAAGGCCTGCAGACAAGCAATGTAATGTGTTGCAAAAAAAAATCATTTATAAACATTCTCATTTCTTGTGAACTTTGAACAGATTATTATGTGCTTACCTGCAAAACATGCTCAAAGAACTTCTTGAGAGCCTGCATAGGAAAAAAAAGGCTGCCAACTCAGTAGCAAATAGATAAGACAAAGGAAATCCACATTATCTTATAGGATAGTTAACGTACCGACTCGTAACCAGCAATGGCAGGTCCATGTTTCCTAGGAATCGAGGTTTCAACACGTGACCTTGTTGCTGTTATGCTGTTTAAAACAGTCATGGCTAGTAAGTTGAATGAAAAGGCAGAAACAACTAAAGCCAATCAAGGACTAGGGAAGCAATAGTAAGAACATGCCAGAATCTATATGACCACTGGATGTTCATATTTAGGGGAGACCATAGACAAATCTGTTGTTCCTGTGTAACTGCACAGGGTGTGTGAATATTGAATGAAAATACTCATGAAACTTCAGTTTGGTGTTAGCACTATCTGACATTCTAGTTCAAAATCGGTACCATCACAAGATTATTCTTTTCCATTACATATTTAATAGTTATGGAttcttgtccaacatcgtctgagatggtttcaactctagcctaccccaacctTGTTTGGAACtgaggctttgttgttgttgttggatttGTCCCTGGAAatacccacccccccccccccccccccaccaccaccacacacacactcaCAAAATGAAAAATCAACTTTTAAGGTAATGGTCGCTTGGATAATAGAACCTCATCAAAAGGGTGCAAAGGTCAATGTAACTTCATGAGGTATGCTTATCATGAGAGAATCAGACAAGCTTAGTGTAAGGTTATTCTATGAAATAATCATATTTAGCATGACTTGCATGGGATCTAATTATTTAAAGCAATTCAAGAAGAGAAAACAATGAAATATTATGTTCAGCGAGTGAAAAATGTTTTTGGGTACCTTCTCCCAATAAGGAATAAGTGAGCAAGTCCTTCTTGCATGAGAATAACTGCTAGATCAGCACTTGCAGTAGGATCTGAAGAGGTTTAGGTGCACACAATTAAAATACTGTCTTTTTTCTTTTGTGAAGCAGTAGCAGTGAAGCAGATAATGATAAAGGCTGTAATATCTGTCGAAGATAAATCACATACCACATGCTTGTTGGATGGTATCAAGTGCTAACCAATCCCAATATTCCTACACAAGTAGAAAGAGTACCATTTAGATTTTCAGAGCCATATCCAAAATTAAAACTGATTCCAAGTTTAAGCCAAGGGTACTTATCATCAATTGTAAACCAATATGGTAGTCCACAGAGTAAACAGATACAATAGCTTAAAATAATTTTTGGGCATACCTTTCGTAGAACAAAAGGTCTCTTCAGCTCAAGTTCTAAAGTATGAAACTGGCCAATCTTCACGTGATCATTCTCAGTAATATTTTTGCCACGGACGCGCAAAACGTTCCCCTCCTTGTCATAATCTACAGACTATGCCAAAGATAAAGAATCGTGTCATTATCAAATTAGAAAAGCATGTAATTTGTTTTTTATAGCATTGGAAAGAACaataaacaaaacaaagaaaagcgATGTATAAGGTGTTAATTCCTAGGCATGGTGCCTTATTACCTCTGCTCAATGTATTTTCGAGTTCTCAAGTGATGATGCTTCATTAGGTGCTCATTATACAACTCTTTTTTTTTGCAAGGAAAGCGCTACATTATTATTCTAACGCAGTGGCAGCAACATGCATATAAGACCTACACAATTGCATCCCTTCTCTAATTTTCAGGTCACGTATCACTTGAGCCTTTCCAGTACATATCCGACAGATATGATCTAGAATCAGTAATAACTCTAAGCTTTTGCAGCCAGTATGCTAATCCCCTACCGCTTTCCATCTGTGATGTCATAAAGTACGCGGTCATAACGACGATGATGCCTGATGTTGGAAGCCAAAATGGTTACAGCTAGAACCATTAAACAAAGCCACTCGATGCAAATAGACAAATGGTATCACCTCAACTACAATTTCCAACTTTAGCTTCACGCGCTCCGCATCACGTCCTCCAGAAGCAGAATCTCTCAGAACTTTCCTGAAAACGAACAGAAGAAGGCGATCAATTTCGAGGGAGATTCCATGGTATACTGGGTAACTGGAAGGCCCTTGAACAAAGGCTTGAACTTATCACAACTATACTACAATGAAGGAGAAAATCACTTATCACACGAATGGTCTACAATCCCCCAGAACCACAGCCAAGAGCTGAGAAATACCCATCATAGCCAGCTCGACCTTATTTTTCTTTCTTCACCTGGCAAACCATGCCTCCCATGCAGGAACCTACCCTAACTCTGCTTGCACTTGCAATGGTCGACCGAGATCCATAAGAGTACTTCAAAACTAGCAATCAGAAAGTGCTAAACCGGGGAGAGCAAATTACATATGGCGGCTGCAGCATCCACCAGAGGACTCGGTTACTAACCACTAGCATAGAGCACATGAGCTGAACCAAAAAGTAAAACAAGAACCATGATGCAAAAGGAGAACTCACCGGACAGTGACGGCCTGGAGGCTGTCCCCGACGGCGATGAGATTGTACGCGTGCCACaggtcgtcctcctcctccggcagcaGCTGCGCAACCACATGAACGAGCTAGTCAGCAGCCGCACCCACAGAATCCAACCGGGGGCCAGCCCGGGCCGCTCCTCAAACAGAGCGCGCCGCGAGGGATGGGgcgggggaggggagagggggaggaagAGGGGACCTTGGCGGAGCCGGGCCCGTTTCGGGCGAGATTGCGGTGGACGAGCTTCATCGCGGCAGCCGCCGGAATCCGAGCCGCAAGGATTTTCGCTAGGCTTGCTGTCGGGGACGGCGGCGAGTGGAGGAGAGGGGATTCGCGGCGGCGAGGGTAATTAACCTGCTCTCTTTTTTTCCGCCTCGGTTTACCTTTCCGGGGAATCCTCGTGATTCCGTGTGCTACACCGCTTGGGCCTTGGGCGGCACGAGGGAAGATACGGCCCGGCCCGTGACTGTAAGGCCTGCCTACACGACGCAGCCCAACAAGCCGAGAGAACAGCAcagaccccctctctctccccctggTCGCCGTGTCGCTCGCATCTCCGCAcgcaccgccgtcgccgcccgtgctcccttctcccccctcccccccgccgaCGGCTATCTGTTACTCCGGTCATCTCGCCCCGCCGAGGAAGGAAGGGCATGGCTCTGCGAGCGGCCGCCGCGAGGCTGGCGTCCtccagcctccgccgccgccacggccacctCCTGCCGGCGGCCGCCAGCGCCAGCCACACGGCCTTCCTCCACTCCCACGCCACCAGCTTCGGTACGCCCCCCGCCCCCCTTCCTCGTCGCCCGCTCTCTCGTGGCCTGCTTGCTGCTCACGGTCTCGTTCCGCGTCAGGATTCAAGCAGGTGCGCGAGGACGAGAAGAGCAAGCTGGTCGGCAACGTGTTCAGCAGCGTCGCCTCCAGCTACGACGTCATGAACGACCTCATGAGCGCTGGGCTGCACCGGCTCTGGAAGGACAGGTTGGTTAGTGGAGCTCAGTCCATTACCCCCTATGGGGATTCGTTGTTCTTACCGGATTCCTCTGACTTCTTTTCCAGGCTGATCTCAAAGCTGAATCCTTTTCCTGGGATGAAGCACCTCGACGTGGCCGGTGGGACAGGTAAAATAATACTCCTAGTTAATAGGGGTGTCCTTCTAGCACTATACCCTCATTCAGAATATAAGATGGGAATCATCAGATTGACGcaattaggacaacatagacagTCAAAAACGAATTTAGTGGAATCAGATGTCTTGGTACGGTGGCTCTCCCAAATGGCAGGTTCTGGGATGGCTTACCTTACACAAACTTCATACTGATTACTCAGCATTGTTCCCATGTCCATCCTTTCCCTAACATAAGGGTTATGCATTTCCTGTTGCTAATGGTACCTCTATGTTAGTCTGTGAGAGACTCCTCGTTTGTTCTCTGTTGTAATTTCTGTACTAATGTTGATCGTTAACAACAATAAATATTTAAATTTCTGTTCTGCCTCCATGTGGAAATGCAAGATTTATTGTCCATATTTCCTCTCCAAATTGGCAAATAGAGGAGCACATATATTATCTACGAAGTGATGCATTTAAGTAAGGACCTCTTCTTTGTTCTAAAAATTATGTGATGCTCAGCTTATCATAGCCTTGTTCTAGATTGATTGTACAGTGTACACC
This region of Triticum aestivum cultivar Chinese Spring chromosome 2D, IWGSC CS RefSeq v2.1, whole genome shotgun sequence genomic DNA includes:
- the LOC123054835 gene encoding protein PELOTA 1, with the translated sequence MKLVHRNLARNGPGSAKLLPEEEDDLWHAYNLIAVGDSLQAVTVRKVLRDSASGGRDAERVKLKLEIVVESVDYDKEGNVLRVRGKNITENDHVKIGQFHTLELELKRPFVLRKEYWDWLALDTIQQACDPTASADLAVILMQEGLAHLFLIGRSITATRSRVETSIPRKHGPAIAGYESALKKFFEHVLQALLKHIDFEVVQCVVIASPGFTKDQFRDYMHLEAARRDLRVIIENKSRIILAHAPSGYKHSLKEVLDTPGVMSLIKDTKAAQEVQALKEFFAMLTNDSARACYGPKHVEVAHERLAIQTLLMTDTLFRNTDIASRRKYVNLVESVKKYGGTVHIFSSMHVSGDQLAQLTGIAAILRFPLPDLEDIEM